A single genomic interval of Bradyrhizobium japonicum USDA 6 harbors:
- a CDS encoding NAD-dependent epimerase/dehydratase family protein, translated as MKIVVFGGTGFVGLNLAEVLLARGHDVTLYDRAELPPSARRSLADYGARLKAVQGDITDADAIDALIAAGCDAIVLGAAVTAGDELERASTARVLEINVMAQIPILLSAIRHRVRRVVNLSSASAYGAAGARVEILDEETPCDPVSFYAISKFTSERSVARHAELFGGDFLSVRLTAVFGPWERPGSVRDTPSLQYQILAAFARGEPAIMPEPGMRDWTYAPDAAEAVAILVEAERPRHRLYNISNGGVWPALQWGEAFAALHPGLECRLAAPGEKTAIKLHGPARAALAVNRMADEFGWRARFGCAESAAAMSAWLAQHKEWI; from the coding sequence ATGAAGATCGTCGTCTTCGGTGGCACCGGCTTTGTCGGCCTCAATCTTGCCGAGGTGCTGCTCGCGCGCGGGCATGACGTGACGCTGTATGACCGCGCAGAGTTGCCGCCATCCGCGCGGCGATCGCTTGCTGACTACGGTGCACGGCTCAAGGCCGTGCAGGGTGATATCACCGACGCAGACGCTATCGACGCCCTCATTGCCGCGGGCTGCGATGCGATCGTGCTGGGCGCCGCGGTGACGGCCGGCGATGAACTCGAGCGTGCCTCGACCGCGCGCGTCCTCGAGATCAACGTGATGGCGCAGATCCCGATCCTGCTCTCTGCGATACGTCATCGCGTTCGCCGTGTCGTCAATCTCTCGTCGGCATCGGCCTATGGCGCCGCGGGCGCGCGGGTCGAGATTCTCGACGAGGAAACGCCATGCGATCCGGTCTCGTTCTACGCCATCAGCAAGTTCACCTCGGAGCGCTCTGTCGCTCGCCATGCCGAGCTCTTTGGCGGCGATTTCCTGAGCGTGCGGTTGACTGCGGTGTTCGGACCGTGGGAGCGCCCCGGTTCAGTGCGCGATACACCGAGCCTCCAGTATCAGATTCTGGCCGCATTCGCTCGCGGTGAGCCGGCGATCATGCCGGAGCCGGGCATGCGGGACTGGACCTACGCGCCTGACGCTGCCGAAGCGGTCGCGATTCTGGTCGAAGCAGAGCGCCCTCGTCACCGGCTGTACAACATTTCGAACGGCGGGGTGTGGCCCGCATTGCAATGGGGCGAGGCGTTCGCGGCGTTGCATCCCGGCCTGGAGTGCCGGCTCGCGGCACCCGGAGAAAAGACCGCGATAAAGCTGCACGGGCCGGCTCGCGCGGCGCTCGCGGTGAACCGGATGGCGGATGAGTTCGGCTGGCGCGCGCGGTTCGGCTGTGCCGAGTCCGCCGCGGCGATGAGCGCCTGGTTGGCCCAGCACAAGGAGTGGATCTGA